The DNA window CACACGGGTCGTAGTGGTGCTAGCCATTCTTTCGCTCCCCGTTGAAGTGCTGCCTGATCTTGTCGGCGGCCTCGCCGAACTTCGGGTCGGTGAGGATTTCCGGTCCTCGCTTGCGGCCGAAAGGCACCTCGACGACGTCGACGATGCGTCCGGGGCGCGGGCTCATGACCACCACCCGCTGGGACAGGTACACCGCCTCCGAGATGCTGTGGGTGATCAGTAGGGCGGTCTTCCCGCTCTGCTCCCACACCGAGTTGAGCTGGACGTTCAGCTGCTCCCTGGTGAGGGCGTCCAGCGCCCCGAACGGCTCGTCCAACAACAGCAGGGACGGGTCGTGCACCAGGGCCCGGCAGATCGCGGCGCGCTGCTGCATTCCCCCGGAGAGTTCGTTGGGGTAGGAGTCCGCGAATTCGTCCAGCCCCACGAGCGCGAGTAACGAGTGGGCCCGCTCCCGGTGTGCCGGTGTCGGCTTCTCGTTGAGCTCGACGGGAAGCAGCACGTTCTCGATGATCCTGCGCCAGGGGAGCATCACCGATCCCTGGAACGCGATGCCGATGTCGTTGCGCGGGCCCGTGATGGGTGCTCCCCCCAACTGGGCATCGCCAGCGGTGCGCTCTTCCAGACCGGCAAGAATCTTCAGCAGCGTGGTCTTTCCGCATCCGCTCGGTCCGACGACCGACACGAACTCGCCCTCGGCGATGTCCAGGTCGATGCCGTCGAGCGCCACCGTGACGCCCTTCTTCGTCTCGTACCGTTTACTCAGGTCGCGGATGGAGATGAGCGGCCGGGTGTGCGCACCTTCCCCATTCGTCGCCAGGTGCTGTGCCGTCGTGCTCATGCTGCTACCCCCAGTTCGGAATAGATCTCGAGTGCGTTGTCCCTGAGCACCCGTTCGGCCAGCCACACGGCCCGCTCGCCCGCCCACAGGTTGTTCGACCGGCCGCGCTCAAGCGCCCTGGCGACGGCCCACCGTCCGTTGCGGACAGCGGCCACGTGCATCTCGGGCAGCCCGGTGTCGGTACCGAAGATGACCTTGTTCGCGGGCAGGAACTCGAGCCACTCGTTGAGTCGACTCACAAGGTGCGTGCGGTGCAGGTACGGCATCCAGGAGAAGTCCAGGTAGACGTTGCCGTAGGTGTGCGCCATGATCGCGGTTTCGCTGCAGTAGGGGTAGCCGCCGTGGATCAGCACGAACGGGATCCCGAAAAACTCGGGTTGATCGAACACGGACTGGAGCAGCCGGGGGCGGGCCCCCGCGTAGGCCATGCCGGGCTCGCCGTGCCCCGACCCGACATGGATCTGTACGGGGAGCCGCCACGTCGCGATCTGGCGCAACACATGGAACGCGAGGTAGTCCTCGTAGACTGCCCGATCCTCGAACG is part of the Micromonospora olivasterospora genome and encodes:
- a CDS encoding ABC transporter ATP-binding protein, whose protein sequence is MSTTAQHLATNGEGAHTRPLISIRDLSKRYETKKGVTVALDGIDLDIAEGEFVSVVGPSGCGKTTLLKILAGLEERTAGDAQLGGAPITGPRNDIGIAFQGSVMLPWRRIIENVLLPVELNEKPTPAHRERAHSLLALVGLDEFADSYPNELSGGMQQRAAICRALVHDPSLLLLDEPFGALDALTREQLNVQLNSVWEQSGKTALLITHSISEAVYLSQRVVVMSPRPGRIVDVVEVPFGRKRGPEILTDPKFGEAADKIRQHFNGERKNG